Proteins encoded together in one Hydrotalea sp. window:
- the thiD gene encoding bifunctional hydroxymethylpyrimidine kinase/phosphomethylpyrimidine kinase, translating to MRHKVLSIAGLDPSGGAGLLADVKTFSALGCYGMAVVTAITAQNTMGVSGVFKVETHAIVAQLESILDDITPDAIKIGMLFDEEIITAVAAVLKKHLAKNAAQKNGAKNFSIVLDPVMMAKSGDALLQPSAIKALRDVLIPLTDIITPNLREAEALLASDDPITHDTMAARARDLLQLGSKSVLLKGGHLIGDVADDYYIMGNDGGLWLPGRRIDTKNTHGTGCTLSSAIASGLARGLDMPAACQAAKKYLTGALLAVEKKSVGGGAGPLHHFYEIWKK from the coding sequence ATGCGGCATAAGGTTCTCTCCATCGCCGGCCTTGACCCCTCGGGCGGGGCCGGCCTATTGGCCGATGTTAAAACCTTTTCGGCACTGGGTTGTTACGGCATGGCGGTGGTGACCGCCATCACCGCGCAAAACACCATGGGGGTCAGCGGCGTGTTCAAGGTTGAAACCCACGCGATTGTCGCGCAATTGGAATCCATCCTTGACGATATTACGCCCGATGCGATTAAAATCGGCATGTTGTTCGATGAAGAAATTATTACCGCCGTGGCGGCGGTGTTAAAAAAACACTTGGCAAAAAATGCGGCACAAAAAAATGGCGCAAAAAATTTTTCCATCGTGCTCGACCCGGTGATGATGGCGAAAAGCGGCGATGCCTTGCTCCAGCCCTCGGCCATCAAGGCATTGCGCGATGTCTTAATCCCCCTGACTGATATCATCACCCCCAACCTGCGCGAGGCCGAGGCCTTGCTGGCAAGCGACGACCCCATCACCCACGACACCATGGCGGCGCGGGCGCGCGACCTGTTACAATTAGGTAGCAAATCGGTGCTGTTAAAGGGTGGGCATTTAATTGGCGATGTCGCCGATGATTATTATATCATGGGTAACGACGGCGGTTTATGGTTGCCGGGGCGGCGTATTGATACAAAAAACACCCATGGCACGGGTTGTACCTTGTCGTCGGCGATTGCCAGCGGCCTGGCACGCGGGTTGGATATGCCGGCCGCTTGCCAAGCGGCAAAAAAATACCTGACCGGCGCGTTATTGGCGGTGGAAAAAAAATCGGTGGGTGGCGGTGCGGGGCCACTCCACCATTTTTATGAAATATGGAAAAAATAA
- a CDS encoding MBL fold metallo-hydrolase, whose product MLKVKFYQAGFCKHPECVISGHVNWRSLKNVATPMVCTLINHPKHGYMLFDVGYSDNFFKASDHFPYKFYQMATPVTVEATLVDLLRRDNIDPADIKYVFISHFHADHISAIDDFPKATIITSQAAYDYSKAVQGFKAVRKGILPQLMTLFKNRKFQFIEDKQKIKGHKKLFNFITHDVFGDGAVVATSLPGHARGQHGLYLDDTNKKKIFLVADATWLLPSLAADSLPLPIIAMVSDNHPQYIKTFHRLHDFYHDNRDVQLVPCHCQETFDKVTKS is encoded by the coding sequence GTGTTAAAAGTCAAATTTTACCAGGCGGGTTTTTGCAAACACCCCGAATGCGTTATCAGTGGCCATGTGAATTGGCGGTCGTTAAAAAATGTGGCGACGCCGATGGTTTGCACCCTTATCAACCACCCCAAACATGGTTACATGTTGTTCGATGTTGGTTACAGCGATAATTTTTTTAAGGCCTCTGACCATTTTCCCTATAAATTTTATCAAATGGCGACGCCGGTGACGGTGGAGGCAACCTTGGTCGATTTGTTACGGCGCGATAACATTGACCCGGCCGATATAAAATACGTGTTCATTTCGCATTTCCACGCCGACCATATTTCGGCGATCGACGATTTCCCGAAAGCCACCATCATCACGTCGCAGGCGGCCTATGATTACAGCAAGGCCGTGCAAGGTTTCAAAGCAGTGCGCAAGGGGATATTGCCGCAATTGATGACGTTGTTTAAGAATCGCAAGTTCCAATTTATCGAGGATAAGCAAAAAATTAAGGGGCATAAGAAACTTTTTAATTTTATAACCCACGATGTTTTTGGCGATGGCGCGGTGGTGGCCACGTCGTTGCCCGGCCATGCGCGCGGCCAGCATGGTTTGTATTTGGACGACACCAACAAAAAGAAAATTTTTTTGGTTGCCGACGCGACGTGGCTTCTGCCGTCATTGGCGGCGGATAGCCTGCCCCTGCCGATAATTGCCATGGTCAGCGATAACCACCCGCAATATATTAAAACATTCCACCGATTGCATGATTTTTACCATGACAACCGCGACGTGCAATTGGTGCCGTGCCATTGCCAGGAAACATTTGATAAAGTTACAAAATCATAA
- a CDS encoding 3-oxoacyl-[acyl-carrier-protein] synthase III C-terminal domain-containing protein: MSKDIDKMAGMAEGYTEERTHIHQRYWVSEGETTLSMAKAASEEALAKAKLTIDDIDCVINAGVLVPQIIPSTSSLLLYEFGTSKQDCFDVDCTCLSFVKALDIADSLAQTKDYKHILIFTSEIASYGIQDGHHDVKSLFGDGAVAMILTKEKGAKSHVMGSVFQAFPDGGAFSQVRGGGTRTHPKANRGNLPELNSYDFEMQGPKVFKVASKNFPSFMKSVLEKANVKMEDIDYIIPHQASYQSIIQIQRRLGVNDNKVMRTIENYGNQVSVSIPNAFYDLFSSGQLKSGDKVMFLGAAAGLVLGAVVLQY; encoded by the coding sequence ATGTCCAAGGATATTGATAAGATGGCCGGCATGGCCGAGGGCTATACCGAGGAACGCACACACATTCACCAACGTTATTGGGTGTCGGAGGGGGAAACAACCCTCTCGATGGCCAAGGCCGCTTCGGAGGAAGCCCTGGCCAAGGCCAAATTGACAATCGACGATATCGATTGCGTTATCAACGCCGGTGTGTTGGTGCCACAGATTATTCCTTCGACCTCGTCGCTTTTGCTTTATGAATTTGGCACATCGAAACAAGATTGCTTCGACGTGGATTGCACCTGCTTGAGTTTTGTCAAGGCGTTGGATATTGCCGATTCGTTGGCACAGACCAAGGATTACAAACATATTTTAATTTTCACCAGCGAAATTGCCTCCTATGGCATTCAAGATGGCCACCACGATGTCAAAAGCCTGTTCGGCGATGGCGCGGTGGCGATGATTTTGACCAAGGAAAAGGGCGCGAAATCGCATGTCATGGGGTCGGTGTTTCAAGCCTTCCCCGATGGCGGCGCATTTAGCCAGGTGCGTGGCGGCGGCACCCGCACCCACCCCAAGGCCAATCGCGGCAATCTGCCCGAATTGAACTCTTACGATTTTGAAATGCAGGGGCCAAAAGTTTTTAAGGTGGCGAGCAAAAACTTCCCCAGCTTTATGAAATCGGTGTTGGAAAAAGCCAATGTGAAGATGGAAGATATCGATTATATCATCCCGCACCAGGCGAGTTATCAATCGATTATTCAAATCCAACGTCGGTTGGGCGTGAATGATAATAAGGTGATGCGCACCATTGAAAATTACGGCAACCAAGTGTCGGTTTCCATTCCCAATGCTTTTTACGATTTGTTTTCCTCCGGGCAATTAAAATCGGGCGACAAGGTTATGTTCCTTGGCGCGGCGGCCGGTTTGGTGCTTGGCGCGGTTGTTTTGCAATATTAA
- a CDS encoding heme-binding protein: MKKLYILISAIAIIGILWVIVPMVINDVKEPDFTVLRSEKNIQLRQYAPYIVAEVTVSGDRRAAASAGFRLIADYIFGGNKAKNTAGSEKVAQKIAMTAPVIQQPTSQKIAMTAPVIQQLNDADKWTVQFVMPKEYTMATLPTPNNAAVELKPVPAKKWAVIKFSGSWSDSNLAKKLDVLMQYVNENKLQTVGAPRTAFYNAPWTLPPLRRNEVMVEVK; the protein is encoded by the coding sequence ATGAAAAAACTATATATCCTAATATCGGCTATTGCAATTATCGGCATTTTGTGGGTAATTGTCCCAATGGTCATCAACGATGTGAAGGAACCGGATTTCACGGTCCTGCGATCTGAAAAAAACATTCAACTGCGGCAATATGCGCCCTATATTGTGGCGGAGGTTACGGTCAGCGGCGACCGCCGCGCCGCGGCCAGTGCCGGTTTTCGCTTAATCGCCGATTATATTTTTGGCGGCAACAAGGCGAAAAACACCGCCGGTTCGGAAAAGGTGGCCCAGAAAATAGCTATGACCGCGCCGGTTATTCAACAACCGACCAGTCAAAAAATCGCCATGACCGCGCCGGTTATTCAACAATTAAATGATGCCGATAAATGGACAGTGCAATTTGTCATGCCGAAAGAATACACCATGGCGACATTGCCGACGCCGAACAACGCGGCGGTGGAATTGAAACCGGTGCCGGCCAAAAAATGGGCGGTGATAAAATTTTCTGGATCATGGAGCGATAGCAACCTGGCCAAGAAACTTGATGTGTTGATGCAATATGTCAACGAAAACAAATTGCAAACGGTGGGCGCGCCGCGCACCGCCTT